The following proteins are co-located in the Marinomonas profundi genome:
- a CDS encoding SUMF1/EgtB/PvdO family nonheme iron enzyme, protein MSELTQATQALTSATQQMQSAKESFEDIREDATKAINDVNANFATKAASLTITATAGYRNAVEKASGGRNTMILDAQGNENIMVVIPRFNCEDINAAVLAATGVDMQLGVGTHPAFRTNGVDRGEILVGKYQASAGVGGGCSVIGGVQPRTSVNYDTAKSMSANKGANWHMMSIHEWAAIALWSLANDTVPRGNTYYGLAHDARHETALRADNGMPGSVSGTPRTDTGSGPVTWAHDHSAYGVQDLVGNVWEWLDQMRLEDGRIITTLDNDPSIVEENWHRHTAYFDSTSSSQSGTGDVGSSILSSTITNRNGPVGNDAHDNPYVHDALFSTIAKDPSYAPNEALRRLLIESAGDTGLAGGLYVRNYGSRFPLRGGNWYNGSAAGLGALNLGNARSFASTSIGFRPALFV, encoded by the coding sequence ATGAGCGAGCTAACGCAAGCAACACAAGCGCTAACAAGCGCAACACAGCAAATGCAATCGGCAAAAGAATCGTTTGAAGACATTCGTGAAGACGCAACGAAGGCGATTAATGACGTAAATGCAAATTTCGCTACCAAGGCCGCATCGCTAACGATTACAGCTACGGCAGGCTATCGCAACGCGGTTGAAAAAGCGTCCGGCGGTCGTAATACGATGATTTTGGACGCCCAAGGCAATGAAAATATTATGGTCGTGATTCCTCGTTTTAACTGCGAAGACATCAATGCCGCCGTGTTGGCCGCAACGGGTGTCGACATGCAGTTGGGCGTAGGTACACATCCCGCGTTTCGCACAAATGGCGTGGATCGCGGGGAAATTTTGGTGGGTAAATATCAAGCATCGGCGGGCGTGGGCGGCGGTTGCTCTGTAATCGGCGGTGTTCAGCCGCGTACTAGCGTGAACTACGACACAGCAAAATCAATGTCAGCGAACAAAGGCGCGAACTGGCACATGATGTCAATCCACGAGTGGGCTGCGATAGCGTTGTGGTCGCTAGCAAACGATACAGTGCCGCGTGGTAACACATATTACGGATTAGCTCACGATGCGCGCCACGAAACAGCATTGCGTGCTGACAACGGCATGCCCGGCAGCGTATCGGGTACGCCGAGAACGGATACGGGGTCAGGCCCAGTTACGTGGGCGCATGATCACAGCGCCTACGGCGTGCAAGATTTAGTCGGCAACGTGTGGGAATGGCTCGATCAGATGCGCCTAGAAGATGGCCGAATTATCACAACGCTGGATAACGATCCATCTATCGTTGAGGAAAATTGGCACCGTCACACGGCGTATTTTGATTCGACGTCATCGTCGCAATCTGGCACGGGCGACGTAGGATCATCGATCTTGAGCAGCACAATCACAAATCGAAACGGCCCAGTCGGCAACGACGCACACGATAATCCGTATGTGCATGACGCGTTGTTTTCGACGATTGCGAAAGATCCGAGCTATGCGCCAAACGAAGCCCTTCGTCGCTTGCTGATTGAGTCGGCAGGCGATACGGGTCTAGCAGGTGGTTTGTATGTGCGCAATTATGGCAGCCGATTCCCGCTGCGCGGTGGCAATTGGTACAACGGCTCGGCTGCCGGGTTGGGCGCGCTCAATCTGGGCAATGCTCGTTCGTTTGCGAGCACGAGCATCGGGTTCCGCCCCGCTTTATTTGTGTAG
- a CDS encoding glycoside hydrolase family 108 protein, which yields MSHFKTALADVLKHEGGYVDHKNDNGGATAFGISLRFLSILPALAGDVNGDGHVNKDDVKALSKEDAAKFYETYFWLHYRLNEVETESIAVKLMNLFVNMRGKTAALIAQRAANDLGAGLVEDGILGSKSMAVLNSLEAEPLLVCIKYQAWAVYKAIVENTPSQAVFINGWQKRAFA from the coding sequence ATGAGCCACTTTAAAACAGCATTGGCCGACGTACTGAAACACGAAGGCGGCTATGTAGACCATAAAAATGATAACGGCGGCGCAACGGCGTTTGGTATTTCGTTGCGTTTCTTATCTATATTGCCAGCGTTGGCAGGTGATGTGAACGGTGACGGCCATGTGAACAAGGACGATGTAAAGGCGCTTTCAAAAGAGGACGCGGCCAAGTTTTACGAAACGTATTTTTGGTTACATTACCGTTTGAATGAAGTGGAGACCGAAAGTATCGCCGTGAAATTGATGAATCTATTCGTCAATATGCGCGGAAAAACAGCGGCTTTAATTGCCCAGCGCGCGGCCAATGATTTGGGCGCGGGATTGGTTGAAGACGGTATTTTAGGGTCAAAAAGCATGGCCGTTCTAAATAGTTTAGAAGCAGAGCCGCTTTTGGTTTGTATCAAATATCAGGCATGGGCTGTTTATAAAGCCATTGTTGAAAACACACCAAGCCAAGCGGTTTTTATTAACGGATGGCAAAAGAGGGCGTTTGCATGA
- a CDS encoding phage tail-collar fiber domain-containing protein: MAEIVSGTVTDAGARYIARKVAALEDVVITHFVLANVPGASETTTANPAAGLPAVSQRVGGNISVGAPRYNNDNAVTYSLVLGSDVGDFDFNFYGAVTDTGVLLAFQYLPVNRKRKGIGQVINRNLVVPFSNAKQMTGADLPIESWQYDYESEIEAMQMGVMQNSVATISALNSAIKNHERLLKLENKI; the protein is encoded by the coding sequence ATGGCAGAAATAGTAAGCGGAACGGTAACGGACGCGGGCGCGCGGTACATAGCGCGAAAAGTGGCGGCGCTGGAAGACGTGGTGATAACACACTTTGTTTTGGCAAATGTGCCGGGAGCCAGCGAAACAACAACGGCGAATCCAGCAGCGGGCTTGCCAGCGGTGTCTCAAAGAGTTGGCGGAAATATCTCAGTTGGAGCGCCGCGTTATAACAACGACAACGCTGTAACGTATTCGCTCGTTCTCGGGTCAGACGTTGGCGATTTCGATTTTAATTTTTACGGTGCAGTAACAGATACGGGTGTATTGCTCGCATTTCAGTATTTGCCGGTGAACAGAAAGAGAAAGGGAATCGGTCAGGTCATTAATCGAAATTTGGTGGTGCCATTTTCGAACGCCAAGCAAATGACGGGGGCGGATTTGCCAATCGAATCGTGGCAATACGACTACGAAAGCGAAATAGAAGCCATGCAAATGGGTGTCATGCAAAACAGTGTCGCGACTATTTCAGCGCTGAACAGCGCCATTAAAAATCACGAAAGATTACTGAAATTGGAGAACAAAATATGA
- a CDS encoding DUF2590 family protein, with translation MPSIDLLIQDDDMVFSSIGEPLLVTGVDCVAQDIRHMIREKGYAWRMIGERNQTTINALCTEIEIEMENDERIYPGTANVTLSGETLICEAQTVAGERLVVTV, from the coding sequence ATGCCAAGTATCGATTTGCTCATTCAAGACGATGACATGGTGTTTTCCAGCATTGGCGAACCATTGTTAGTCACTGGTGTTGATTGTGTCGCGCAAGACATACGCCACATGATCCGCGAAAAAGGCTATGCGTGGCGGATGATTGGCGAGCGCAACCAAACCACCATTAATGCGCTGTGCACTGAAATTGAAATAGAAATGGAAAACGACGAGCGAATTTACCCAGGCACGGCCAACGTAACACTAAGCGGTGAAACGCTGATTTGTGAGGCCCAAACCGTAGCGGGCGAGCGATTGGTGGTGACGGTATGA
- a CDS encoding phage protein gives MSTHHISGMDVNVSLGTQLINVKQFTLNIEDGMKETTTRGVANGFVNGVTAASGEITVDTENFNRIIEEARKVGSFQQLPAFDIIGLGQTVNQKLKTAAYGCKLSVSKLLDAAGDGGDKLEHTIPYKVTDPRFVEINGVPYLDQNHIAALGL, from the coding sequence ATGAGTACACATCACATTTCAGGAATGGATGTAAACGTGTCATTGGGCACGCAATTGATAAACGTAAAACAATTTACGCTGAACATCGAAGACGGCATGAAAGAAACCACCACGCGCGGCGTGGCAAATGGTTTTGTTAATGGCGTAACAGCGGCAAGCGGTGAAATCACCGTGGATACAGAAAACTTTAATCGAATCATTGAAGAGGCGCGAAAGGTTGGGTCATTCCAGCAGTTGCCCGCATTCGACATTATCGGCTTGGGTCAAACAGTAAACCAAAAGCTGAAAACAGCGGCGTACGGCTGCAAGCTGAGTGTATCTAAATTGCTTGATGCCGCCGGTGATGGCGGCGACAAATTGGAACACACCATCCCGTATAAAGTGACAGATCCGCGTTTCGTTGAAATTAACGGCGTACCGTACTTGGATCAAAACCACATAGCGGCGTTGGGGTTGTAG
- a CDS encoding phage tail tape measure protein — MAGSFDRLMLTVGLLDKITGPMRGIQRTIQQVTSNSRKAFMNTAAGVTALIAASASFANTVNPANDMNMALGEVRSMDVADDTLKRLNQAGLQYSIQFGESASNYVRSAYDIQSAIDGLEGADLPKFTTAAGTLAKATKANVTDITSYFGSMYGIFREQANGMGKGNWVEMLAGQTATAVQMFKTTGPEMKSAFESIGAGATEMGVKINEQMAVLGTLQSTMSGSEAGTKYGAFLEGLSGAQAEFGLNFSDANGDLLPIVEIMKKIKGEMGGMGWDQSRDFLSGAFNDEAIDFIQLMGKDINKLGSDINELGDITGMEKAEWMAAQMQNNFARLAQSVTAVSIAIWQKALPSIEPYINMMTDAASVIVEWADKYPHLTKAVGLLITGFIALVAVAGVVTLAIGLMQYAHVGLMMRFVLLRPIVWAARLVMLAWSAAMWVARTALLAFVLYGPAIAAFFTVMKTSILTTLPAIWSFTAALLANPITWVVVGVVALIAALVALVVYWDDVSAAVGRFFSSIGDFVDVSIFEPIQQWWGDFQVWLSGVSLMPSWDMGSDFTASLSAKWAAFAGWIGGLSLAPVWDLGSDLVEGLAQKWGDFQVWLSGVSLMPSWNLGIDAFDSIKQWWTDFKGWLSALDPFAFLGEKVDWLKNKLSWLPGIDTSTSTSSTQEVISKVESQAETVNKSVVLPGAESSQSGSESGGLFQTISNMFGGNKKSVHVEKMEVNNNGQAVRGADLLYQLEMEAG; from the coding sequence ATGGCTGGATCATTTGACAGACTAATGTTGACAGTGGGGCTACTGGATAAAATCACAGGCCCCATGCGCGGTATTCAGCGCACTATCCAGCAAGTCACGAGCAATTCGCGAAAAGCGTTTATGAACACGGCGGCGGGCGTAACGGCACTTATTGCCGCGTCCGCCAGCTTTGCCAACACGGTAAACCCAGCCAACGACATGAACATGGCGCTTGGCGAGGTGCGTTCAATGGACGTGGCCGACGACACGCTAAAACGGCTAAATCAAGCCGGACTTCAGTACTCCATTCAGTTTGGCGAATCGGCCAGCAACTACGTGCGTTCCGCTTATGACATTCAATCCGCAATAGACGGATTAGAAGGCGCTGATTTACCAAAATTCACCACGGCGGCGGGCACGCTAGCAAAAGCCACAAAGGCCAATGTGACCGATATAACCAGCTATTTCGGTTCGATGTACGGGATTTTTAGAGAACAAGCCAACGGAATGGGCAAGGGGAATTGGGTAGAAATGCTCGCGGGGCAAACCGCCACAGCCGTGCAAATGTTCAAAACCACAGGGCCAGAAATGAAATCCGCGTTTGAATCTATCGGCGCGGGCGCCACGGAAATGGGCGTAAAAATTAACGAACAAATGGCCGTGCTTGGCACATTGCAATCCACCATGAGCGGGTCAGAGGCGGGCACGAAGTACGGTGCATTTTTAGAAGGGTTGTCCGGAGCGCAAGCCGAATTTGGCCTGAATTTTAGTGATGCGAATGGCGACTTATTACCCATTGTCGAGATCATGAAAAAGATAAAAGGCGAAATGGGCGGCATGGGCTGGGACCAAAGCCGAGATTTTTTATCGGGTGCGTTTAACGATGAAGCCATCGATTTTATCCAGTTGATGGGTAAAGACATCAATAAGCTGGGCAGCGACATCAATGAGCTGGGTGACATAACAGGCATGGAAAAAGCGGAATGGATGGCCGCGCAAATGCAAAACAACTTTGCTCGTCTTGCTCAGTCGGTGACCGCCGTGTCTATCGCAATTTGGCAAAAAGCCCTGCCGTCTATTGAACCCTATATCAACATGATGACAGATGCCGCCAGCGTGATTGTCGAATGGGCGGATAAGTACCCGCATTTGACCAAAGCCGTTGGTTTGTTGATTACCGGATTTATTGCTCTTGTTGCCGTGGCTGGTGTCGTAACGCTTGCCATTGGTCTTATGCAATACGCCCACGTTGGTTTGATGATGCGCTTTGTTTTGCTTAGACCAATTGTCTGGGCGGCTCGCCTTGTTATGTTGGCATGGTCTGCGGCAATGTGGGTTGCACGAACCGCTTTACTCGCGTTCGTACTTTATGGCCCTGCTATTGCGGCATTTTTTACTGTCATGAAAACCAGTATTTTGACGACATTACCAGCAATTTGGTCGTTTACTGCGGCTTTATTGGCCAATCCAATAACTTGGGTTGTGGTTGGTGTTGTCGCATTGATCGCCGCGTTAGTTGCATTGGTTGTGTATTGGGACGATGTAAGCGCGGCTGTTGGGCGATTCTTTTCAAGCATTGGCGACTTTGTCGACGTGTCTATTTTCGAGCCTATCCAGCAATGGTGGGGCGATTTCCAAGTCTGGTTAAGTGGTGTGTCGCTTATGCCAAGCTGGGATATGGGTAGCGATTTTACGGCAAGTCTGTCTGCTAAATGGGCCGCGTTTGCGGGCTGGATTGGTGGCTTGAGCTTAGCACCCGTTTGGGATCTGGGCAGTGATCTAGTCGAGGGGCTGGCTCAAAAGTGGGGAGATTTTCAAGTTTGGTTAAGCGGTGTGTCGCTTATGCCGAGCTGGAATTTAGGTATTGATGCATTCGACTCTATCAAACAATGGTGGACAGATTTCAAAGGCTGGTTATCGGCTCTTGATCCGTTCGCGTTTCTTGGTGAAAAGGTCGATTGGCTGAAAAACAAACTGTCTTGGTTGCCAGGTATCGATACGAGCACCAGCACAAGCAGCACACAAGAAGTGATCAGCAAGGTCGAAAGCCAAGCCGAAACGGTGAATAAATCGGTGGTGTTGCCCGGTGCGGAATCAAGTCAAAGCGGCAGCGAGTCGGGCGGATTGTTCCAGACCATTAGCAACATGTTCGGCGGAAATAAAAAATCCGTACACGTTGAGAAAATGGAAGTGAATAACAATGGGCAAGCAGTACGCGGTGCGGATTTACTCTATCAATTAGAAATGGAAGCGGGCTAA
- a CDS encoding baseplate J/gp47 family protein: MSDFEDVLKDNGVPTTEAEITERFRESLVESGSKISNDSNYSPFWRLISVIATKPFLWIVQLLIKNVMPQFFLKTVGESFINLWGDSYGVERKQAETLLGRVLFTRVDTSAELVIPAGTVVYTDSINNTIYELLTIDEVAIDAGADGAIVAVQAAKAGAAYNLETGYYRHCDIDGLTVTNPVDWIDSVGADYEDIEDYRLRIRNAFNTLSHYHTDGVYRFLMTKFAGVATDMIWFEHEAPRGPGTANAYVLFELDAPANSYIATINRMISSEGYHGHGDDLQVFAMPETTHSITANVYLPSDLLSTEKQAILTGVEQAIQAAFRSNSAYVMTQTLPFSRFSFTRMASEIYRLFPEIESITFDQSDIISEMSIPRLSALTVSEGV, translated from the coding sequence ATGAGCGATTTTGAAGACGTATTAAAAGACAACGGCGTCCCGACAACAGAAGCCGAGATCACAGAAAGGTTTAGAGAATCGTTAGTCGAATCGGGTTCGAAAATATCGAACGATTCCAACTATTCACCATTCTGGCGTTTGATCTCAGTTATTGCTACTAAGCCATTTTTGTGGATCGTGCAATTACTGATTAAAAACGTAATGCCACAGTTTTTCCTAAAAACCGTGGGTGAGTCGTTTATTAATCTCTGGGGTGACAGCTACGGCGTAGAGCGTAAGCAGGCCGAAACATTGTTGGGCCGTGTGTTGTTTACGCGTGTCGATACGTCGGCAGAGTTGGTGATACCAGCGGGAACCGTTGTTTATACAGACAGTATTAACAACACGATTTATGAATTATTGACCATTGACGAAGTGGCTATTGATGCTGGTGCCGATGGCGCCATCGTCGCTGTGCAAGCAGCCAAAGCGGGCGCGGCGTACAACTTGGAAACAGGCTATTACAGACATTGCGATATTGACGGGCTAACGGTCACAAACCCAGTGGATTGGATAGACAGCGTTGGCGCAGATTATGAGGACATTGAAGATTATCGCCTGCGTATTCGCAATGCGTTCAATACGCTGAGCCATTACCACACAGACGGCGTGTATCGTTTTTTGATGACGAAATTTGCGGGCGTCGCAACCGATATGATTTGGTTCGAACACGAAGCACCACGGGGACCAGGTACGGCCAATGCGTATGTGTTGTTCGAATTAGACGCGCCGGCAAACAGCTACATAGCAACTATTAATCGCATGATTTCAAGCGAGGGCTACCACGGCCACGGCGACGATTTACAAGTGTTCGCAATGCCAGAAACTACGCATTCAATAACCGCAAATGTCTATTTGCCATCGGATTTATTGAGCACAGAAAAGCAAGCAATTTTGACAGGCGTAGAACAAGCAATACAAGCCGCGTTTCGCTCTAATTCCGCGTACGTGATGACGCAAACCTTGCCATTTTCACGTTTTAGTTTTACGCGCATGGCGAGCGAGATTTATAGATTGTTTCCAGAAATCGAAAGCATTACGTTTGATCAGAGCGACATCATCAGCGAAATGTCTATCCCGCGTTTATCGGCGCTTACTGTGAGCGAGGGCGTGTGA
- a CDS encoding DUF2586 domain-containing protein: protein MALGSVSVSSTDSGQGDFTQVEKQFLFIGAAGKNAATIQYIDQTTNLDDVLGIPSSKLKTAIQWARQNAGTNWTCIAMPQAAAGTWSAAFDTAMAQNLVCEMVVVTDAVTTQTELDDMNAAVTSAENQYGRYLHMIAVTDVIDKTLESWADFIAGFEFLQDGVAAPSLSLIPQVFDGWLGTYCGRLCHEDQSIADTPMRVESGAIVGLSTLPVDKDGITFNMSHAKALNDARGTVPQVYADYDGIYCSDGMTLAPEASDFAVIENCRVVNVCKREIRILAIKKVGDRGLNSTPASIAAHETNFMRPLINRSVTTTINGITKPGDVKKPKDGDVVITWKTRTNVAVALLIRPYNCPKAIEATVALELSNGV from the coding sequence ATGGCATTAGGTAGCGTAAGCGTTAGCAGCACAGACAGCGGACAGGGCGATTTTACGCAAGTAGAAAAGCAATTCTTGTTCATCGGCGCGGCGGGTAAAAACGCCGCAACGATTCAATACATCGACCAAACCACAAACTTGGACGACGTGCTCGGCATCCCGTCCAGCAAGCTAAAAACAGCTATTCAGTGGGCGCGACAAAACGCCGGTACTAACTGGACCTGTATCGCCATGCCGCAAGCGGCGGCGGGTACATGGTCAGCCGCGTTTGATACCGCAATGGCTCAAAACCTAGTGTGTGAAATGGTTGTTGTTACCGACGCGGTCACAACGCAAACCGAGCTAGACGACATGAACGCGGCGGTAACCAGCGCGGAAAATCAGTATGGCCGATATTTGCACATGATCGCAGTAACCGACGTCATTGATAAGACCTTGGAAAGCTGGGCGGATTTCATTGCTGGGTTTGAATTTTTGCAAGATGGCGTTGCCGCGCCGTCTTTGTCATTGATTCCGCAAGTGTTCGATGGCTGGTTGGGGACGTACTGTGGCCGTTTATGCCATGAAGACCAATCCATTGCCGACACACCAATGCGCGTGGAGTCGGGTGCTATTGTCGGCTTATCCACATTACCCGTGGATAAGGACGGTATTACTTTCAACATGAGCCATGCAAAAGCCCTGAACGACGCTCGCGGCACCGTGCCACAGGTCTATGCCGATTACGATGGCATCTATTGCAGCGACGGTATGACGCTCGCGCCAGAAGCCAGTGATTTTGCGGTAATTGAAAACTGTCGTGTGGTCAACGTGTGTAAGCGTGAGATCCGTATTTTAGCCATCAAAAAAGTGGGTGATCGTGGGCTTAACAGCACGCCGGCATCTATTGCCGCGCATGAAACCAACTTTATGCGCCCGCTGATTAATCGCAGTGTCACCACGACTATCAACGGCATTACCAAGCCAGGCGATGTGAAGAAGCCAAAAGACGGTGACGTTGTTATTACGTGGAAAACGCGAACAAATGTGGCCGTGGCTTTATTGATTCGTCCTTACAACTGCCCGAAAGCGATTGAAGCAACCGTGGCCTTAGAACTAAGTAACGGAGTGTAG
- a CDS encoding DUF6890 family protein: MRHLPHENDSAENLGRALWLEGRELERQTAAIANGISKAFSK, encoded by the coding sequence ATGCGCCACCTGCCACACGAAAACGACTCTGCCGAAAATTTGGGTAGGGCGTTGTGGTTAGAAGGGCGCGAACTGGAAAGACAAACCGCCGCGATAGCAAACGGCATAAGCAAGGCATTTTCGAAGTAA
- a CDS encoding putative phage tail assembly chaperone, with the protein MSKALEGQAILVTIGTVDFQFNVTDKAFNKFVDASSNGGKVTLQAWSFLADTVENKQHAKLKGMLVNDANEPRAQLVMDVIKIIQEEFVSDLPKVVKTRASSANSSKETDLSNS; encoded by the coding sequence ATGTCTAAGGCGTTAGAAGGCCAAGCGATTTTGGTAACCATCGGCACAGTGGATTTTCAATTCAATGTGACAGACAAGGCGTTTAACAAATTTGTAGACGCGTCGTCAAATGGCGGAAAAGTAACGCTTCAAGCGTGGAGTTTTTTGGCTGACACAGTCGAAAACAAACAGCATGCAAAGCTAAAAGGCATGCTAGTTAACGACGCAAACGAGCCGCGCGCGCAACTTGTTATGGACGTGATCAAGATCATTCAAGAGGAATTCGTGAGTGATTTGCCAAAAGTGGTAAAGACGCGAGCGAGTTCTGCAAATTCATCGAAAGAAACGGATTTGAGCAACTCGTAA
- a CDS encoding reverse transcriptase/maturase family protein, with translation MMNKRNRFPLRGGNWNNGSNAGLGALNLNNARSNANTNIGFRPALDNARNSNAKACCQCGHEKDAASSPIGGTRITSLDASSECLYEQIYQFENILNAAYQCRLGKTTNTAVLSFFNNLEENVINIQNELVWQMYQMSLYHHFYVFEPKRRLISAPHFRDRVVHRAIYNIIEPLFDRQYIYDSYACRKGKGTHKGADRAQSFVQQVERKHGKAYALKADISKYFSSIDHSILKSILDQKLRCQRTKALLFYIIDNSPSDAPGVGIPLGNLTSQVFANVYLHELDWFVKHTLKAPKYMRYMDDFTIVHHDKAQLHAWREQIERFLWSKLRLQTNSKTQVFPIAKHNGRALDFLGYRIYSTHRLLRKCSVKRIKTKLRKFQKKYAAGEVDLIDIQQNIQSWLGHARHASTQRLTQKLLSIKLKRGKDGTDIHF, from the coding sequence ATGATGAATAAGCGGAACCGATTCCCGCTACGCGGTGGCAATTGGAACAACGGCTCGAATGCCGGGTTGGGCGCGCTCAATCTGAACAATGCTCGTTCGAATGCGAACACGAACATCGGGTTCCGCCCCGCTCTTGATAATGCCAGAAACAGTAACGCCAAGGCGTGCTGTCAGTGCGGTCATGAAAAGGATGCAGCATCCTCGCCGATTGGCGGAACACGAATCACCTCGCTCGATGCGTCGAGCGAGTGTTTATACGAACAGATTTATCAGTTTGAAAACATACTGAATGCGGCATATCAGTGTCGGCTCGGTAAAACAACAAACACGGCGGTATTGTCGTTTTTTAACAATCTCGAAGAAAACGTGATCAACATACAGAATGAATTGGTCTGGCAAATGTATCAAATGTCGCTCTATCATCATTTTTATGTGTTTGAGCCAAAGCGCCGGCTAATTAGCGCGCCGCATTTTCGGGACAGGGTTGTGCACAGGGCGATTTATAACATCATCGAACCGCTGTTTGATCGCCAATATATCTATGATTCCTATGCGTGTCGCAAAGGTAAAGGCACGCACAAGGGTGCGGATCGGGCGCAATCGTTCGTGCAGCAAGTCGAGCGCAAACACGGCAAAGCGTATGCGCTAAAAGCAGACATTAGTAAGTATTTTTCGAGCATCGATCACAGCATATTGAAATCGATACTAGATCAAAAATTAAGGTGCCAGCGCACCAAGGCGCTGTTGTTTTACATTATCGACAATAGCCCAAGCGACGCGCCGGGAGTTGGCATCCCGCTGGGAAATTTGACTAGCCAAGTGTTTGCCAACGTGTATTTGCACGAATTGGATTGGTTCGTAAAGCACACGCTAAAAGCGCCAAAATACATGCGCTACATGGACGATTTTACAATCGTGCATCACGACAAAGCGCAATTGCACGCGTGGCGTGAACAGATAGAGCGGTTTCTGTGGTCAAAATTGAGACTGCAAACAAACAGCAAAACGCAAGTATTCCCGATCGCAAAACACAACGGGAGGGCGTTGGATTTCCTCGGCTATCGGATTTACTCAACGCATCGGCTGTTACGCAAATGCAGCGTGAAAAGAATTAAAACCAAGCTGCGTAAATTTCAAAAGAAATACGCCGCGGGAGAGGTCGATCTAATCGACATACAGCAAAACATACAAAGCTGGCTGGGCCATGCGCGCCACGCTAGCACACAGCGATTAACGCAAAAACTACTGAGCATAAAACTCAAGAGAGGCAAAGATGGAACAGACATACATTTTTAA
- a CDS encoding phage tail protein, with amino-acid sequence MTDRFDLPVWIKEGTEVQKLASGFASFWDKAEGWIKTPLNQLDAETCHPKILKMLAYQRDMNLLPNEPESLFRKRVKHAVKNAQDAGSYAGFKAIFERLDVPLLGQIERDPLTDWDVITLWLTDSAITQEPELGQYIIRTYGRTCRRYEFLLVDALPAVNVHSFSSSVERKQDKANAVNEHIFSDDLDGYKIGKIAANWMDRSQEILNVREPWIFDDAVSGMNVTFLSASLERAVDSVRGNE; translated from the coding sequence ATGACAGATCGTTTTGATTTGCCCGTCTGGATCAAAGAAGGCACGGAAGTTCAAAAGCTAGCCAGTGGTTTTGCAAGCTTTTGGGACAAAGCCGAGGGCTGGATAAAAACGCCGCTCAATCAACTGGACGCGGAAACCTGTCACCCCAAAATACTAAAAATGCTAGCGTATCAGCGCGATATGAATTTACTGCCAAACGAGCCGGAAAGTTTGTTTCGTAAGCGAGTAAAACACGCGGTTAAAAACGCCCAAGACGCTGGCAGTTATGCAGGATTTAAAGCAATTTTCGAGCGTTTAGACGTGCCATTGCTGGGGCAAATAGAGCGAGATCCATTAACAGATTGGGACGTGATAACGCTATGGCTGACGGACTCGGCAATAACGCAAGAACCGGAACTAGGTCAATACATTATCAGGACGTATGGCCGTACTTGTCGACGCTATGAATTTTTATTAGTCGACGCATTGCCTGCAGTTAATGTGCATTCGTTTTCGTCCAGTGTGGAGCGCAAACAAGACAAAGCTAACGCGGTAAATGAACATATTTTTTCTGATGATTTGGACGGCTACAAAATAGGAAAAATAGCAGCAAACTGGATGGACAGAAGCCAAGAAATTTTAAATGTGCGTGAACCGTGGATATTTGACGACGCGGTGAGCGGAATGAATGTGACGTTTTTAAGTGCGTCGTTGGAACGAGCCGTCGACAGCGTGAGAGGTAACGAATAA
- the avd gene encoding diversity-generating retroelement protein Avd, with the protein MTVLVIDEKCREMMMYGYNAVQQFPKHEKHVLGAEIRLSMLTVQRLIITAYKRYHKKTTLTDLDIELSILRRRVRLAKDLRYIDVKKYQLWSEKLVEIGKMVGGWIKAANPQKQAVA; encoded by the coding sequence TTGACAGTATTAGTGATAGACGAAAAATGTAGAGAAATGATGATGTATGGATACAACGCTGTGCAGCAATTCCCAAAGCACGAAAAACACGTTTTGGGCGCTGAAATCAGGCTATCTATGCTGACTGTGCAGCGACTAATCATCACAGCGTACAAACGCTATCACAAGAAAACGACGTTAACTGATTTAGATATCGAACTGTCAATACTACGTCGACGAGTAAGGCTAGCCAAAGATTTGCGTTATATCGATGTGAAAAAATATCAGCTTTGGTCAGAAAAGCTGGTCGAAATAGGAAAAATGGTGGGCGGCTGGATAAAGGCCGCAAACCCACAGAAACAGGCTGTTGCATGA